One genomic region from Jiangella sp. DSM 45060 encodes:
- a CDS encoding S9 family peptidase, with translation MTYDAVPLIPRDVLFGNPERVLPTLSPDGSRLGFVAPDDGVLNVWVGPADDPAAARPVTHDRHRGVRTFMFCHDDRTLAYLQDTDGDEDWRLYALDLETGESTLVTPQEKVTAYILEHNRWHPTSMLIGLNADNPQLHDVYRLDLSTRELTKVAENPGYAGWLVDSDHRVRGGVAMTEDGGAVVYRRGDDGADEPWFEIGPDDVLTTDVAGFNRDGSAAFLLSSTGVNAARLIRVDLATGAETVLAEDPEYDAAGIARHPETLEPQAVTFVKERKSWTFLDAAFGAEVGGLTQRLRGEVGISRPVRDDRTWLVHDVLSDGPVRYYRYDRDSGELTFLFSHRPELEEYDLAEMEPFSYTARDGLTVHGYLTFPRGVDRAGLPAVLNVHGGPWARDTWGYNPEAQWFANRGYVCVQVNFRGSTGYGKAFGNAGNKEWGRAMHTDLLDAVDHLAGQGLIDPDRVGIYGGSYGGYAALAGAAFTPEVFRCAVDIVGPSNLLTLLASVPEYWKPQLALMHARVGNPDTERDLLWERSPLSKVDQITIPVLVAQGKNDPRVKIAEAEQIVAALEEKGLDHEYLLFEDEGHGLARPENRERFYAAAERFLATHLGGRVQAD, from the coding sequence ATGACGTATGACGCGGTGCCGCTGATCCCCCGTGACGTCCTGTTCGGCAACCCCGAACGGGTCCTGCCCACGCTGTCGCCCGACGGCTCCCGGCTGGGCTTCGTCGCGCCCGACGACGGCGTGCTGAACGTCTGGGTCGGTCCCGCCGACGACCCCGCCGCCGCCCGCCCGGTCACCCACGACCGCCACCGCGGCGTGCGCACGTTCATGTTCTGCCACGACGACCGCACGCTGGCCTACCTGCAGGACACCGACGGCGACGAAGACTGGCGGCTCTACGCGCTCGACCTCGAGACCGGCGAGTCCACGCTGGTCACGCCGCAGGAGAAGGTCACCGCGTACATCCTCGAGCACAACCGCTGGCACCCCACGTCCATGCTCATCGGGTTGAACGCCGACAACCCGCAGCTGCACGACGTCTACCGGCTCGACCTCAGCACCCGCGAGCTGACGAAGGTGGCAGAGAACCCCGGCTACGCCGGCTGGCTGGTCGACTCCGACCACCGCGTCCGCGGCGGCGTCGCGATGACGGAGGACGGCGGCGCGGTCGTCTACCGCCGCGGCGACGACGGCGCCGACGAGCCGTGGTTCGAGATCGGCCCCGACGACGTCCTCACCACCGACGTCGCCGGGTTCAACCGCGACGGCTCGGCCGCGTTCCTGCTGTCCAGCACCGGCGTCAACGCCGCCCGGCTCATCCGCGTCGACCTCGCCACCGGCGCCGAGACCGTGCTCGCCGAAGACCCCGAGTACGACGCCGCCGGCATCGCCCGTCACCCCGAGACGCTCGAGCCGCAGGCCGTCACGTTCGTCAAGGAGCGCAAGTCCTGGACGTTCCTCGACGCCGCGTTCGGCGCCGAGGTCGGCGGGCTGACGCAGCGGCTGCGCGGCGAGGTCGGCATCTCCCGGCCGGTCCGCGACGACCGCACCTGGCTGGTGCACGACGTGCTGTCCGACGGGCCGGTGCGCTACTACCGCTACGACCGCGACTCCGGCGAGCTGACCTTCCTGTTCTCGCACCGTCCGGAGCTCGAGGAGTACGACCTCGCCGAGATGGAGCCGTTCTCCTACACCGCCCGCGACGGCCTCACCGTGCACGGCTACCTGACGTTCCCGCGGGGCGTCGACCGCGCCGGCCTGCCGGCGGTGCTCAACGTGCACGGCGGCCCGTGGGCGCGCGACACCTGGGGCTACAACCCCGAGGCGCAGTGGTTCGCCAACCGCGGCTACGTCTGCGTGCAGGTGAACTTCCGCGGCTCCACCGGCTACGGCAAGGCCTTCGGCAACGCCGGCAACAAGGAATGGGGCCGGGCCATGCACACCGACCTCCTCGACGCCGTCGACCACCTGGCCGGCCAGGGGCTCATCGACCCCGACCGCGTCGGCATCTACGGCGGCTCGTACGGCGGGTACGCCGCGCTGGCCGGCGCCGCGTTCACGCCCGAGGTGTTCCGCTGCGCCGTCGACATCGTCGGCCCGTCGAACCTGCTCACGCTGCTCGCGTCGGTGCCGGAGTACTGGAAGCCGCAGCTCGCGCTCATGCACGCCCGCGTCGGCAACCCCGACACCGAGCGCGACCTGCTGTGGGAGCGCTCGCCGCTGTCGAAGGTCGACCAGATCACCATCCCGGTGCTGGTCGCGCAGGGCAAGAACGACCCCCGGGTGAAGATCGCCGAGGCCGAGCAGATCGTCGCCGCGCTCGAGGAGAAGGGCCTCGACCACGAGTACCTGCTGTTCGAGGACGAGGGCCACGGCCTGGCCCGGCCCGAGAACCGCGAG
- a CDS encoding ATP-dependent DNA helicase: protein MSEGDVTVEKLLAAAVGAVGGAERPGQVEMAQAVGESVAEGKHLLVQAGTGTGKSLAYLVPSLLHADSDGGPVIVATATLALQAQLVDRDLPALAKAAEPLLGRPPKWATLKGRANYACLHRVRDGAPDDQGELVPVEELSAGPLGAEVLRAREWAEQQAATSGSGDRDRLEPGVSDRAWSQVSVSSRECLGAARCPYGQECFAEVARARSDGADVVVTNHALLAIDALEGLPVLPEHDVVVVDEAHELAARVTSVATADLWPGVIDRAAVRVRVHVDDGDAEELRAAGEHLRAALLDAPVGRLDTVPEELLAALVGVRDAARAVQSGFTATAREERAADVEASRRAAKTMVDDVYGTAERLVANGEYDVLWVEDRERGGRSLRVAPLSVAGLLRERLFGQNTVVATSATLELGGSFDAAAGAFGLTGEGAPAWRSLDVGSPFDYGKQAILYVARDLPTPGRDGLRPEAVDALVELMASAGGRTLGLFSSRRAAQEAAEAVRKRLPGLPVLCQGDDVVATLLRTFAADEKTCLFGTLSLWQGVDVPGGSCQLVVIDRIPFPRPDEPLASARQRAVEKAGGNGFMSVAATHAALLLAQGAGRLIRRSTDRGVVAVLDPRLVTARYGSYLRASLPPMWFTSDKAVVSGALQRLAVSS from the coding sequence GTGAGCGAGGGCGATGTGACGGTCGAGAAGTTGCTGGCGGCGGCCGTCGGAGCCGTCGGCGGCGCGGAACGCCCCGGCCAGGTCGAGATGGCCCAGGCGGTCGGCGAGTCGGTCGCCGAGGGCAAGCACCTGCTCGTCCAGGCCGGCACCGGCACCGGCAAGTCGCTGGCCTACCTCGTGCCGTCGCTGCTGCACGCCGACTCCGACGGCGGGCCGGTCATCGTCGCCACGGCCACGCTGGCGCTGCAGGCGCAGCTGGTCGACCGCGACCTCCCGGCGCTGGCGAAGGCGGCCGAGCCGCTGCTGGGCCGGCCGCCGAAGTGGGCCACGCTCAAGGGCCGGGCCAACTACGCCTGCCTGCACCGCGTCCGCGACGGCGCGCCCGACGACCAGGGCGAGCTGGTCCCCGTCGAAGAGCTGTCCGCCGGGCCGCTGGGCGCCGAGGTGCTGCGTGCCCGCGAGTGGGCCGAGCAGCAGGCCGCCACCAGCGGCAGCGGCGACCGCGACCGGCTCGAGCCCGGCGTCAGCGACCGCGCGTGGTCGCAGGTCTCGGTGTCGTCGCGCGAGTGCCTGGGCGCCGCGCGCTGCCCGTACGGCCAGGAGTGCTTCGCCGAGGTGGCCCGGGCCCGCTCCGACGGCGCCGACGTCGTCGTCACGAACCACGCGCTGCTGGCCATCGACGCGCTCGAAGGGCTGCCGGTGCTGCCCGAGCACGACGTCGTGGTCGTCGACGAGGCGCACGAACTGGCCGCGCGGGTCACCAGCGTCGCCACCGCCGACCTCTGGCCCGGCGTCATCGACCGCGCCGCGGTGCGCGTCCGCGTCCACGTCGACGACGGCGACGCCGAGGAGCTGCGCGCGGCGGGCGAGCACCTGCGGGCGGCGCTGCTCGACGCGCCGGTCGGCCGTCTCGACACCGTCCCCGAGGAGCTGCTGGCCGCGCTGGTCGGGGTGCGCGACGCCGCCCGGGCCGTGCAGTCCGGATTCACCGCCACGGCGCGCGAAGAGCGCGCCGCCGACGTCGAGGCGTCCCGGCGCGCGGCGAAGACCATGGTCGACGACGTCTACGGCACGGCCGAGCGGCTGGTCGCCAACGGCGAGTACGACGTCCTGTGGGTCGAGGACCGCGAGCGCGGCGGGCGGTCGCTGCGGGTCGCGCCGCTGTCGGTGGCCGGGCTGCTGCGCGAGCGGCTGTTCGGGCAGAACACCGTCGTGGCCACGTCCGCCACGCTCGAGCTGGGCGGCTCGTTCGACGCCGCCGCCGGTGCGTTCGGGCTCACCGGCGAGGGCGCGCCGGCGTGGCGCTCGCTCGACGTCGGCTCGCCGTTCGACTACGGCAAGCAGGCCATCCTCTACGTCGCCCGCGACCTCCCGACGCCGGGCCGCGACGGCCTGCGCCCCGAGGCCGTCGACGCCCTGGTCGAGCTCATGGCGTCGGCCGGTGGGCGCACGCTCGGGCTGTTCTCGTCGCGGCGGGCTGCCCAGGAGGCGGCCGAGGCGGTGCGCAAGCGGCTGCCAGGCCTGCCGGTCCTCTGCCAGGGCGACGACGTCGTGGCCACGCTGCTGCGCACGTTCGCGGCCGACGAGAAGACCTGCCTGTTCGGCACGCTGTCGCTCTGGCAGGGCGTCGACGTGCCGGGCGGGTCGTGCCAGCTGGTCGTCATCGACCGCATCCCGTTCCCGCGGCCCGACGAGCCGCTGGCGTCGGCGCGGCAGCGGGCGGTCGAGAAGGCGGGCGGCAACGGGTTCATGTCGGTGGCGGCCACGCACGCGGCGCTGCTGCTGGCGCAGGGGGCGGGGCGGCTGATCCGCCGCTCGACCGACCGCGGCGTGGTGGCCGTGCTCGACCCCCGGCTGGTGACGGCCCGCTACGGCTCGTACCTGCGGGCGTCGCTGCCGCCCATGTGGTTCACCAGCGACAAGGCGGTCGTCTCGGGGGCGCTGCAGCGCCTGGCGGTCTCGTCCTGA
- the lexA gene encoding transcriptional repressor LexA, with the protein MANNDDDERGEAAVASVHSFPETHQHPADLTVRQRKVLEVIRESVGRRGYPPSMREIGQAAGLSSPSSVAHQLGVLETKGYIRRDPHRPRALEVLPPGTAPGDFTRQVMDDEESNLPTPSYVPMVGRIAAGGPVLAEQAVEDVFPLPRELVGEGTLFMLRVVGDSMVDAAICDGDWVVVRQQPVAENGEIVAAMIDGEATVKTFKKRDGHIWLLPHNADYEPIDGDDATVLGRVVAVMRRI; encoded by the coding sequence GTGGCCAACAACGACGACGACGAGCGCGGCGAGGCAGCCGTCGCCTCGGTGCACAGTTTCCCGGAGACCCACCAGCACCCGGCCGACCTCACGGTGCGGCAGCGCAAGGTGCTCGAGGTCATCCGGGAATCCGTGGGCCGTCGCGGCTACCCGCCCAGCATGCGCGAGATCGGCCAGGCCGCGGGCCTGTCCAGCCCGTCGAGCGTGGCCCACCAGCTCGGTGTGCTCGAGACGAAGGGCTACATCCGCCGCGACCCCCACCGCCCCCGCGCGCTCGAGGTGCTACCGCCCGGCACCGCGCCCGGCGACTTCACCCGTCAGGTGATGGACGACGAAGAGAGCAACCTGCCGACGCCGTCGTACGTGCCCATGGTCGGGCGCATCGCGGCCGGCGGGCCGGTGCTGGCCGAGCAGGCGGTCGAGGACGTCTTCCCGCTGCCGCGCGAGCTGGTCGGCGAGGGCACGCTGTTCATGCTGCGCGTCGTCGGCGACTCCATGGTCGACGCGGCCATCTGTGACGGCGACTGGGTGGTCGTGCGGCAGCAGCCGGTGGCCGAGAACGGCGAGATCGTCGCGGCCATGATCGACGGCGAGGCCACGGTCAAGACCTTCAAGAAGCGCGACGGCCACATCTGGCTGCTCCCGCACAACGCCGACTACGAGCCCATCGACGGCGACGACGCCACGGTGCTGGGCCGCGTAGTGGCGGTCATGCGCCGCATCTGA
- a CDS encoding LysM peptidoglycan-binding domain-containing protein, translating into MATTTYIPPFETRTRVVIEPERTDAPPRRHVARRRPAGRPEPVPCVGSAEPSLHGSRLTRRGRVVVGLAWLLLVVAGALAFVRPWDGGAAPAGATAVTTVEVRGGDTLWQLATDVAPTADPRETVAAIIELNGLSSAADIRPGDLIEVPAR; encoded by the coding sequence ATGGCGACGACGACCTACATCCCGCCGTTCGAGACCCGCACTCGTGTGGTGATCGAGCCGGAGCGCACCGACGCTCCGCCGCGCCGCCACGTGGCGCGCCGGCGTCCGGCCGGGCGGCCCGAGCCGGTCCCGTGCGTCGGTTCGGCCGAGCCGTCCCTGCACGGCTCGCGCCTCACCCGCCGCGGCCGCGTCGTGGTCGGGCTGGCCTGGCTGCTGCTCGTCGTCGCGGGCGCACTGGCGTTCGTCCGCCCCTGGGACGGCGGCGCCGCCCCGGCCGGCGCCACGGCCGTCACCACGGTCGAGGTCCGTGGCGGCGACACCCTGTGGCAGCTCGCCACCGACGTCGCGCCCACGGCCGACCCGCGCGAGACGGTCGCCGCCATCATCGAGCTCAATGGCCTCTCCTCCGCCGCCGACATCCGCCCCGGCGACCTCATCGAGGTCCCGGCCCGCTGA
- the nrdR gene encoding transcriptional regulator NrdR: MHCPFCRHADSRVVDSRTADEGTVIRRRRQCLACERRFTTVEQLTLAVVKRSGVTEPFSREKVVAGVRRACQGRGVSEDSLARLAQRVEEHFRASGSAEIPSREVGLAILSPLRELDEVAYLRFASVYRDFESLDDFENEIATLRADREQAGRHRDGTGEEQDSTLTVAEP; this comes from the coding sequence ATGCACTGTCCGTTCTGCCGTCACGCCGACAGCCGGGTGGTCGACAGCCGCACCGCTGACGAGGGCACCGTCATCCGCCGCCGGCGGCAGTGCCTGGCCTGCGAGCGCCGCTTCACGACCGTCGAGCAGCTGACGCTCGCCGTGGTGAAGCGGTCCGGGGTCACCGAGCCGTTCAGCCGCGAGAAGGTCGTGGCCGGGGTGCGCCGGGCGTGCCAGGGCAGGGGCGTCAGCGAGGACTCCCTGGCCCGGCTGGCCCAGCGGGTCGAAGAGCACTTCCGCGCGTCGGGGAGCGCGGAGATCCCGAGCCGCGAGGTGGGCCTGGCCATCCTGAGCCCGCTGCGCGAGCTCGACGAGGTCGCGTACCTGCGGTTCGCCAGCGTGTACCGCGACTTCGAGAGCCTCGACGACTTCGAGAACGAGATCGCGACGCTGCGGGCCGACCGCGAGCAGGCCGGGCGTCACCGCGACGGCACGGGCGAGGAGCAGGACTCCACGCTGACCGTCGCGGAACCGTAA
- a CDS encoding vitamin B12-dependent ribonucleotide reductase: MTETVSGPSRNSAGSKPGGRAKKARGLSIQRIYTTPGVHPYDEVTWERRDVVQQNWKTGETVFEQKGVEFPDSWSLNASTIVTTKYFRGAVGTDAREWSLRQLIDRVVKKYRTTGEDEGYFASTDDADVFEHELTWMLLHQVFSFNSPVWFNVGTKSPQQVSACFILSVDDSMESILNWYREEGMIFKGGSGAGLNLSRIRSSKELLSSGGTASGPVSFMRGADASAGTIKSGGATRRAAKMVVLDVDHPDVEEFIQTKAREEDKIRALRDAGFDMDLGGSDIVSVQYQNANNSVRVHDEFMRAVESGGEFGLRARMTGEVISTVDAKKLFRDMAQAAWECADPGIQYDGTINDWHTNPETGRITASNPCSEYMSLDNSSCNLASLNLMKFLQPDGSFDAATFAKAVELIITAMDISITFADFPTESITETTRAYRQLGIGYANLGALLMASGLAYDSDGGRALAAAITSLMTGAAYKRSAELAGVVGPYDGFARNAEAHARVMRKHAAANDSLRSVATLDADVRSLATKVWAEGNKIGEKNGWRNAQASLLAPTGTIGFMMDCDTTGIEPDFSLVKFKKLVGGGSMQIVNLTVPKALKKLGYADETIEAIVEYIAEHGNVVDAPGLKPEHYEVFDCAAGQPRAIEPMGHVRMMAAVQAFLSGAISKTVNMPESATVEEIEEIYLQGWKLGLKALAVYRDNCKVGQPLSDAKAKVADATAEKDVVVEYRPTRQRLPKTRPSRTTSFTVGGAEGYMTAGSYPDDGLGEVFLKLGKQGSTLAGIMDAFSIATSIALQYGVPLETYVEKFTNMRFEPSGMTDDPDVRMAQSVVDYIFRRLALDHLPFESRAALGIYTASERARQLDTGEYTADSDSEIEVDTFRQSAPVKAEVAPAQPAPAEAASAASARPAPVEAHTSAELLEAIQGTSTDAPLCFTCGTKMRPAGSCYVCEGCGSTSGCS, translated from the coding sequence ATGACGGAGACGGTGAGCGGGCCGAGCCGCAACAGTGCGGGGAGCAAGCCGGGCGGACGGGCGAAGAAGGCGCGGGGGCTGAGCATCCAGCGCATCTACACCACGCCCGGCGTCCACCCGTACGACGAGGTGACGTGGGAGCGCCGCGACGTCGTCCAGCAGAACTGGAAGACCGGCGAGACCGTCTTCGAGCAGAAGGGCGTGGAGTTTCCCGACTCCTGGTCGCTGAACGCCTCGACGATCGTCACCACGAAGTACTTCCGCGGCGCTGTCGGCACCGACGCGCGCGAGTGGAGCCTGCGCCAGCTCATCGACCGGGTGGTGAAGAAGTACCGCACCACCGGTGAGGACGAGGGCTACTTCGCCTCGACCGACGACGCCGACGTCTTCGAGCACGAGCTCACCTGGATGCTGCTGCACCAGGTGTTCAGCTTCAACTCGCCGGTGTGGTTCAACGTCGGCACGAAGTCGCCGCAGCAGGTGTCGGCGTGCTTCATCCTCTCCGTCGACGACTCCATGGAGTCGATCCTCAACTGGTACCGCGAAGAGGGCATGATCTTCAAGGGCGGCTCCGGCGCCGGCCTGAACCTGTCGCGCATCCGCTCCAGCAAGGAGCTGCTGTCCTCCGGCGGCACCGCGTCCGGCCCGGTCAGCTTCATGCGCGGCGCCGACGCCTCGGCCGGCACCATCAAGTCCGGCGGCGCCACCCGGCGCGCCGCCAAGATGGTCGTACTCGACGTCGACCACCCCGACGTCGAGGAGTTCATCCAGACGAAGGCGCGCGAGGAAGACAAGATCCGCGCGCTGCGCGACGCCGGTTTCGACATGGACCTCGGCGGCTCCGACATCGTGTCCGTCCAGTACCAGAACGCCAACAACTCCGTCCGGGTGCACGACGAGTTCATGCGCGCGGTCGAGTCCGGCGGCGAGTTCGGCCTGCGCGCCCGCATGACCGGCGAGGTCATCTCCACCGTCGACGCGAAGAAGCTGTTCCGCGACATGGCGCAGGCGGCGTGGGAGTGCGCCGACCCCGGCATCCAATACGACGGCACCATCAACGACTGGCACACCAACCCCGAGACCGGCCGCATCACCGCGTCCAACCCGTGCTCGGAGTACATGAGCCTCGACAACTCCAGCTGCAACCTCGCCAGCCTGAACCTGATGAAGTTCCTGCAGCCCGACGGGAGCTTCGACGCCGCCACGTTCGCCAAGGCGGTCGAGCTGATCATCACCGCGATGGACATCTCCATCACGTTCGCCGACTTCCCGACCGAGTCGATCACCGAGACCACCCGGGCCTACCGGCAGCTCGGCATCGGCTACGCGAACCTCGGCGCGCTGCTCATGGCGTCCGGCCTGGCCTACGACTCCGACGGCGGCCGCGCGCTGGCCGCCGCCATCACGTCGCTGATGACGGGTGCCGCCTACAAGCGCTCCGCCGAGCTGGCTGGCGTCGTCGGCCCGTACGACGGCTTCGCCCGCAACGCCGAGGCGCACGCCCGGGTCATGCGCAAGCACGCCGCCGCGAACGACTCCCTGCGCTCGGTCGCCACGCTCGACGCCGACGTCCGCAGCCTTGCCACGAAGGTGTGGGCCGAGGGCAACAAGATCGGCGAGAAGAACGGGTGGCGCAACGCGCAGGCGTCGCTGCTGGCGCCCACCGGCACCATCGGCTTCATGATGGACTGCGACACCACCGGCATCGAGCCCGACTTCTCGCTGGTCAAGTTCAAGAAGCTGGTCGGCGGCGGCTCCATGCAGATCGTCAACCTGACGGTCCCGAAGGCGCTGAAGAAGCTCGGCTACGCCGACGAGACCATCGAGGCCATCGTCGAGTACATCGCCGAGCACGGCAACGTCGTCGACGCGCCCGGCCTCAAGCCCGAGCACTACGAGGTGTTCGACTGCGCCGCCGGCCAGCCGCGGGCCATCGAGCCGATGGGCCACGTGCGCATGATGGCCGCCGTCCAGGCGTTCCTGTCCGGCGCCATCTCCAAGACGGTCAACATGCCCGAGTCGGCGACCGTCGAGGAGATCGAGGAGATCTACCTCCAGGGCTGGAAGCTCGGCCTCAAGGCGCTGGCCGTCTACCGCGACAACTGCAAGGTCGGCCAGCCGCTGTCCGACGCCAAGGCGAAGGTCGCCGACGCCACGGCCGAGAAGGACGTCGTCGTCGAATACCGGCCCACCCGCCAGCGGCTGCCGAAGACCCGTCCGAGCCGCACCACGTCGTTCACCGTCGGTGGCGCCGAGGGCTACATGACGGCCGGCTCCTACCCCGACGACGGCCTCGGCGAGGTCTTCCTGAAGCTGGGCAAGCAGGGCTCCACGCTGGCCGGCATCATGGACGCCTTCTCCATCGCCACGTCCATCGCACTGCAGTACGGCGTGCCGCTCGAGACGTACGTCGAGAAGTTCACCAACATGCGCTTCGAGCCGTCGGGCATGACCGACGACCCCGACGTGCGCATGGCGCAGAGCGTCGTCGACTACATCTTCCGGCGGCTGGCGCTCGACCACCTGCCGTTCGAGTCGCGGGCGGCGCTCGGCATCTACACGGCGTCCGAGCGGGCCCGTCAGCTCGACACGGGGGAGTACACCGCCGACTCCGACTCCGAGATCGAGGTCGACACCTTCCGGCAGTCCGCTCCGGTGAAGGCCGAGGTGGCCCCGGCTCAGCCGGCGCCGGCCGAGGCGGCGTCCGCCGCGTCCGCCCGTCCGGCACCGGTCGAGGCGCACACATCGGCTGAACTGCTCGAGGCCATCCAGGGCACCAGCACCGACGCGCCGCTCTGCTTCACCTGCGGCACGAAGATGCGCCCGGCCGGCAGCTGCTACGTCTGCGAGGGCTGCGGCTCGACCAGCGGCTGCAGCTGA
- a CDS encoding DUF998 domain-containing protein: MTATAATAATAATPTVTATTPTPATTRGQHRLLTAGVVAGPLYVAAVVGQYVVRDGYDPTRHAASVLANGDLGWVQIANFVVAAVLTVAAAAGLRRSGRAGTWAPRLVGVFGVSLLAAGVFRADPVEGFPPGTPAEAAETISWHGLAHMGAGLAGFTCFAIACFALGRHLRRTGRRGAARYSVASGSLILCGFVAVSASAGATWGVLAFTAGILAGWTWLAVTCARLARLPH, encoded by the coding sequence ATGACCGCCACCGCAGCCACCGCAGCCACCGCCGCCACCCCCACCGTTACCGCCACGACCCCCACGCCCGCCACGACGCGTGGGCAGCACCGGCTGCTCACCGCCGGCGTCGTCGCGGGGCCGTTGTACGTCGCCGCGGTCGTCGGGCAGTACGTCGTGCGTGACGGGTACGACCCGACGCGGCATGCGGCGAGTGTGCTGGCGAACGGCGACCTCGGCTGGGTGCAGATCGCGAACTTCGTCGTGGCCGCGGTGCTGACGGTGGCGGCGGCGGCCGGGCTGCGCCGGAGCGGCAGGGCCGGCACGTGGGCACCGCGCCTGGTCGGCGTCTTCGGGGTGTCGCTGCTGGCCGCGGGCGTCTTCCGGGCCGACCCGGTCGAGGGCTTCCCGCCCGGCACCCCGGCCGAGGCCGCCGAGACGATCAGCTGGCACGGTCTCGCCCACATGGGCGCCGGCCTCGCCGGGTTCACCTGCTTCGCGATCGCCTGCTTCGCCCTCGGCCGCCACCTGCGCCGCACCGGCCGCCGCGGCGCGGCACGCTACAGCGTCGCCAGCGGGTCGCTGATCCTCTGCGGCTTCGTCGCGGTGTCGGCCAGCGCCGGCGCGACGTGGGGCGTGCTGGCGTTCACGGCGGGCATCCTCGCCGGCTGGACGTGGCTGGCCGTCACCTGCGCCCGGCTCGCCCGGCTCCCCCACTGA
- a CDS encoding spermidine synthase: protein MPPSRASDRPRPERFAGTHHVDSGTAELIPDRAHPGGWSVRLNGVASSYVDVDDPTRLDFEYTQWTGHILDVVAPPGAPLSVLHLGGAGCTLARYVAATRPGSPQTVFEIDAALATLMRQAFGLRSVRGLRLKAVDAMDGLRALPDDYSAVVIRDAFDGSDVPPHLADAAFYASVARVLTPAGVYVGNVADTAQVREARVEAATALEVFAHVAMIAEPGQLRGRRYGNVILVASQQPLPEDALIRKLAGGAVRARYVEPSRVKELVAGVKPRR, encoded by the coding sequence GTGCCCCCGTCCCGTGCCAGCGACCGCCCACGTCCCGAGCGCTTCGCCGGGACCCACCACGTCGACTCCGGCACGGCGGAGTTGATCCCGGACCGCGCCCACCCCGGCGGCTGGTCGGTCCGGCTCAACGGGGTGGCCAGTTCCTACGTCGACGTCGACGACCCGACCCGGCTGGACTTCGAGTACACCCAGTGGACCGGCCACATCCTCGACGTCGTCGCGCCGCCGGGTGCGCCGCTGTCCGTCCTGCACCTCGGCGGGGCCGGCTGCACGCTGGCCCGCTACGTGGCGGCGACGCGGCCGGGGTCGCCGCAGACGGTGTTCGAGATCGACGCCGCGCTGGCCACCCTGATGCGGCAGGCGTTCGGGCTGCGGTCGGTGCGCGGGCTGCGGCTCAAGGCGGTGGACGCGATGGACGGGCTGCGGGCGCTGCCGGACGACTATTCGGCCGTCGTCATCCGCGACGCCTTCGACGGCTCCGACGTGCCGCCCCACCTCGCCGACGCCGCCTTCTACGCGTCGGTCGCACGGGTGCTCACCCCCGCCGGCGTCTACGTCGGCAACGTCGCCGACACCGCCCAGGTCCGCGAGGCCCGCGTCGAGGCGGCGACGGCGCTGGAGGTGTTCGCCCACGTCGCGATGATCGCCGAGCCCGGCCAACTGCGTGGACGCCGCTACGGCAACGTCATCCTCGTGGCGTCGCAGCAGCCCCTGCCGGAGGACGCGCTGATCCGCAAGCTCGCCGGCGGCGCCGTCCGCGCCAGGTATGTCGAGCCGTCGCGGGTGAAGGAGCTGGTGGCCGGCGTCAAGCCTCGCCGCTGA